From the Oryza glaberrima chromosome 5, OglaRS2, whole genome shotgun sequence genome, one window contains:
- the LOC127772862 gene encoding probable receptor-like protein kinase At1g80640 produces MEMALTPLPLLCSSVLFLVLSSCSLANGRDTPSSSSSSSSSSSSSSSPATSTVATGIPAAAAAAANGTAALSSAVPAPPPVVIVVHHHFHRELVIAAVLACIATVTIFLSTLYAWTLWRRSRRSTGGKVARSSDAAKGIKLVPILSRFNSVKMSRKRLVGMFEYPSLEAATEKFSESNMLGVGGFGRVYKAAFDAGVTAAVKRLDGGGPDCEKEFENELDLLGRIRHPNIVSLLGFCIHEGNHYIVYELMEKGSLETQLHGSSHGSTLSWHIRMKIALDTARGLEYLHEHCSPPVIHRDLKSSNILLDSDFNAKIADFGLAVSSGSVNKGSVKLSGTLGYVAPEYLLDGKLTEKSDVYAFGVVLLELLMGRKPVEKMSPSQCQSIVTWAMPQLTDRSKLPSIVDPVIKDTMDPKHLYQVAAVAVLCVQAEPSYRPLITDVLHSLVPLVPTELGGTLRAGEPPSPNLRNSPC; encoded by the exons ATGGAGATGGCGCTAACTCCATTGCCGCTCCTGTGTTCGTCCGTCTTGTTCTTGGTGCTATCTTCGTGCTCGTTGGCCAATGGGAGGGAtacgccttcttcttcttcttcttcttcttcttcttcttcttcttcttcttctccggcgacgtcTACTGTGGCCACCGGcattcccgccgccgccgccgccgccgccaatgggACGGCCGCCTTGTCTTCGGCAGTTCCGGCGCCTCCGCCTGTTG TGATCGTAGTGCACCACCATTTCCACCGCGAGCtggtcatcgccgccgtcctcgcctgcATCGCCACCGTCACGATCTTCCTTTCCACGCTCTACGCTTGGACACTATGGCGGCGATCTCGCCGGAGCACCGGCGGCAAGGTCGCCAGGAGCTCAG ACGCAGCGAAGGGGATCAAGCTGGTGCCGATCTTGAGCAGGTTCAACTCGGTGAAGATGAGCAGGAAGAGGCTGGTTGGGATGTTCGAGTACCCGTCGCTGGAGGCAGCGACAGAGAAGTTCAGCGAGAGCAACATGCTCGGTGTCGGCGGGTTCGGCCGCGTCTACAAGGCGGCGTTCGACGCCGGAGTTACCGCGGCGGTGAagcggctcgacggcggcgggcccGACTGCGAGAAGGAATTCGAG AATGAGCTGGATTTGCTTGGCAGGATCAGGCACCCCAACATTGTGTCCCTCTTGGGCTTCTGTATCCATGAGGGGAATCACTACATTGTTTATGAGCTGATGGAGAAGGGATCACTGGAAACACAGCTTCATG GGTCTTCACATGGATCAACTCTGAGCTGGCACATCCGGATGAAGATCGCCCTTGACACGGCCAG GGGATTAGAGTACCTTCATGAGCACTGCAGTCCACCAGTGATCCATAGGGATCTGAAATCGTCTAACATACTTTTGGATTCAGACTTCAATGCTAAG ATTGCAGATTTTGGTCTTGCTGTGTCTAGTGGGAGTGTCAACAAAGGGAGTGTGAAGCTCTCCGGGACCTTGGGTTATGTAGCtcctgagtacttgttggatG GGAAGTTGACTGAAAAGAGCGATGTATACGCGTTCGGAGTAGTGCTTCTAGAGCTCCTTATGGGGAGGAAGCCTGTTGAGAAGATGTCACCATCTCAGTGCCAATCAATTGTGACATGG GCAATGCCACAGTTGACCGACAGATCGAAGCTCCCCAGCATAGTTGACCCAGTGATCAAGGACACCATGGATCCAAAACACCTGTACCAA GTTGCAGCAGTGGCTGTTCTATGCGTGCAGGCTGAACCAAGCTACAGGCCACTGATCACAGATGTGCTCCACTCTCTTGTTCCTCTAGTGCCGACGGAGCTCGGAGGAACACTAAGAGCTGGAGAGCCACCTTCCCCGAACCTGAGGAATTCTCCATGCTGa
- the LOC127774856 gene encoding plasma membrane ATPase-like, giving the protein MSVSLEDLKKENVDLESIPIQEVFAVLKSSPQGLTSADGNGRLEIFGRNKLEEKKESKLLKFLGFMWNPLSWVMEAAAIMAIALANGGGRPPDWQDFVGIVTLLFINSTISFIEENNAGNAAAALMASLAPQTKLLRDGKWSEQDAAILVPGDIISIKLGDIIPADARLMEGDPLKIDQSALTGESLPVNKMPGDSIYSGSTCKQGEIEAVVIATGVHTFFGKAAHLVDSTNNVGHFQKVLTAIGNFCICSIAAGMLIEIIVMYPIQHRQYRDGIDNLLVLLIGGIPIAMPTVLSVTMAIGSHRLSQQGAITKRMTAIEEMAGMDVLCSDKTGTLTLNKLTVDKNMIEPFVKDLDKDAIVLYAARASRTENQDAIDASIVGMLADPSEARAGIQEVHFMPFNPVDKRTAITYIDTKDGSWHRISKGAPEQIIELCRLRDDVSRRVHAIIDKFADRGLRSLAVARQKVPEGSKDAPGTPWQFLAVLPLFDPPRHDSSETIRRALNLGVNVKMITGDQLAIGKETGRRLGMGTNMYPSSSLLKDGDTGGLPVDELIEKADGFAGVFPEHKYEIVRRLQERKHICGMTGDGVNDAPALKKADIGIAVADATDAARGASDIVLTEPGLSVIISAVLTSRAIFQRMKNYTIYAVSITIRVVLGFLLLALIWRFDFAPFMVLIIAILNDGTIMTISKDRVKPSPLPDAWRLQEIFATGIVLGTYLALATVLFFWAVRDTDFFTRTFGVHPIGGSTEELMAAVYLQVSIISQALIFVTRARSWFFVERPGLLLVGAFLIAQLMATLIAVYANWPFAKMKGIGWSWGMVIWLFSIVTFFPLDIFKFAIRYFLSGKAWNNAFDNKTAFANELDYGKSKREAQWAIAQRSLHGLQQAETSTALFDDNKDYLELSEIAEQAKRRAEIARLRELHTLKGHVESVVKLKGLDIDTIQNHYTV; this is encoded by the exons ATGTCGGTCTCACTGGAGGATCTCAAGAAGGAGAACGTCGACCTC GAGAGTATACCGATCCAGGAGGTGTTCGCCGTGCTCAAGAGCTCGCCGCAGGGGCTCACCTCCGCCGATGGCAACGGCCGGCTCGAGATCTTCGGCCGCAACAAGCTCGAGGAGAAGAAG GAGAGTAAGCTGCTCAAGTTCTTGGGGTTCATGTGGAATCCGCTCTCCTGGGTCATGGAGGCCGCCGCGATCATGGCCATCGCCCTCGCCAACGGAGGG ggGCGGCCGCCGGACTGGCAGGACTTCGTCGGGATCGTGACGCTGCTCTTCATCAACTCCACCATCAGCTTCATCGAGGAGAACAACGCcgggaacgccgccgccgcactcatGGCCAGCCTCGCGCCGCAGACCAAG TTGCTGAGGGACGGGAAGTGGTCGGAGCAGGACGCGGCGATCCTGGTGCCCGGGGACATCATCAGCATCAAGCTCGGCGACATCATCCCGGCGGACGCGCGGCTGATGGAGGGCGACCCGCTCAAGATCGACCAGTCGGCGCTCACCGGCGAGTCGCTCCCCGTCAACAAGATGCCCGGCGACAGCATCTACTCGGGTTCCACCTGCAAGCAGGGCGAGATTGaggccgtcgtcatcgccaccGGCGTCCACACCTTCTTCGGCAAGGCCGCCCACCTCGTCGACAGCACCAACAACGTCGGCCATTTCCAGAAG GTGCTGACGGCGATCGGCAACTTCTGCATCTGCTCCATCGCGGCCGGGATGCTGATCGAGATCATCGTGATGTACCCGATCCAGCACCGGCAGTACCGCGACGGCATCGACAACCTCCTCGTGCTGCTCATCGGCGGGATACCCATCGCCATGCCCACCGTGCTGTCCGTGACCATGGCCATCGGCTCGCACCGGCTGTCGCAGCAGGGCGCCATCACCAAGCGGATGACGGCCATCGAGGAGATGGCCGGCATGGACGTGCTCTGCAGCGACAAGACCGGCACGCTCACCCTCAACAAGCTCACCGTCGACAAGAACATGATCGAG CCGTTCGTGAAGGATCTCGACAAGGACGCGATCGTCCTGTACGCGGCGAGGGCGTCGCGAACCGAGAACCAGGACGCCATTGACGCCTCCATCGTCGGCATGCTCGCCGACCCAAGCGAG GCCCGTGCCGGCATCCAAGAGGTGCACTTCATGCCGTTCAACCCCGTCGACAAGCGCACGGCCATCACCTACATCGACACCAAAGATGGTTCGTGGCACCGCATCAGCAAAGGCGCGCCAGAGCAG ATCATCGAGCTGTGCCGTCTACGGGACGACGTGAGCCGGCGGGTGCACGCCATCATCGACAAGTTCGCCGACCGCGGGCTGCGGTcgctggcggtggcgaggcagaAGGTGCCGGAGGGGAGCAAGGACGCGCCGGGCACGCCGTGGCAGTTCCTCGCCGTGCTCCCGCTCTTCGACCCGCCGCGCCACGACAGCTCCGAGACCATCCGCCGCGCGCTCAACCTCGGCGTCAACGTCAAGATGATCACCGGCGACCAGCTCGCCATCGGCAAGGagaccggccgccgcctcggcatGGGCACCAACATGTACCCCTCCAGCTCTCTGCTCAAAGACGGCGACACCGGCGGCCTCCCTGTCGACGAGCTCATCGAGAAGGCCGACGGCTTCGCCGGCGTCTTCCCCG agCACAAGTACGAGATCGTGCGGAGGCTGCAGGAGAGGAAGCACATCTGCGGGATGACGGGGGACGGCGTGAACGACGCGCCGGCGCTGAAGAAGGCGGACATCGGGATCGCGGTGGCGGACGCGACGGACGCGGCGAGGGGGGCATCGGACATCGTGCTGACGGAGCCCGGGCTGAGCGTGATCATCAGCGCGGTGCTGACGAGCCGCGCCATCTTCCAGCGGATGAAGAACTACACCATCTACGCCGTGTCGATCACCATCCGCGTCGTGctcggcttcctcctcctggcGCTCATCTGGAGGTTCGACTTCGCGCCCTTCATGGTGCTCATCATCGCCATCCTCAACGACGGCACCATCATGACCATCTCCAAGGACCGCGTCAAGCCGTCCCCGTTGCCTGACGCATGGCGCCTCCAAGAGATCTTCGCCACCGGCATCGTCCTCGGCACCTACCTCGCCCTCGCCACCGTCCTCTTCTTCTGGGCCGTCCGCGACACCGACTTCTTCACG AGGACGTTCGGGGTGCACCCGATCGGAGGCAGCACGGAGGAGCTGATGGCGGCGGTGTACCTCCAGGTGAGCATCATCAGCCAGGCGCTCATCTTCGTGACACGCGCGAGGAGCTGGTTCTTCGTCGAGCGCCCAGGGCTCCTGCTCGTCGGCGCGTTCCTCATCGCCCAGCTG ATGGCAACGCTGATCGCGGTGTACGCGAACTGGCCGTTCGCGAAGATGAAGGGCATCGGGTGGTCGTGGGGCATGGTCATCTGGCTCTTCAGCATCGTCACCTTCTTCCCCCTCGACATCTTCAAGTTCGCCATCCGCTACTTCCTCAGCGGCAAAGCCTGGAACAACGCCTTCGACAACAAG ACGGCGTTCGCGAACGAGCTGGACTACGGGAAGAGCAAGAGGGAGGCGCAGTGGGCGATCGCGCAGAGGTCGCTGCACGGGCTGCAGCAGGCGGAGACGTCGACGGCGCTGTTCGACGACAACAAGGACTACCTGGAGCTGTCGGAGATCGCGGAGCAGGCGAAGCGCCGCGCCGAGATCGCCAGGCTACGGGAGCTGCACACGCTCAAGGGCCACGTCGAGTCGGTGGTCAAGCTCAAGGGCCTCGACATCGACACCATCCAGAACCACTACACCGTCTAG
- the LOC127774863 gene encoding endo-1,4-beta-xylanase 3-like encodes MACTREVAFGVNLIGNNGAAPADEASSLAGWAPVGSRTTLSAHVEKDDPPAAMLPAVDDGGREHRPSGSRYVLAARRDGEEDGLRHPVPAGALVPRVTYRVAGWVAVQSGGGEHAGGESHVVRVSLHVDDGGECRVLGCGAVCAGVAGGWVEINGAFRLKATPRGATAVHVHGAPAGVDVKLMDLRVFAADRKARFRHLKEKTDKVRKRDVVLKFSGGAGVEATASIPGAAVRVVQMDNVFPLGTCINGSVIQDPNFVDFFTNNFDWAVFENELKWYWTEAQRGLLNYRDADALLDFCDRHGKPVRGHCIFWAVDGSVQQWIKDLGRDDLASAVRGRLTGLLSRYAGRFPHYDVNNEMLHGRFYRDRLGDDAAALMFREAARLDPAARLFVNDYNVECANDPNATPEKYIELIDALRRGGAAVGGVGIQGHVSNPSGEVICGALDKLAASTGLPIWITELDVSEPDVPLRADDLEVVLREAYAHPAVAGVVLWGFMQGRMWRQDASLVDADGTVNEAGQRLVNLRREWTSDARGTIDGDGHFTFRGYHGRYVVQVTTATGKILKTFTVDKGDTSLVLDMEI; translated from the exons ATGGCTTGCACTAGGGAGGTTGCTTTCGGCGTGAACCTGATCGGCAACAACGGCGCCGCACCGGCGGACGAGGCCAGCAGCCTCGCCGGCTGGGCGCCGGTCGGCTCGCGCACCACGCTGTCCGCTCACGTCGAGAAGGACGACCCGCCGGCGGCCATGCTCCCGGCTGTGGACGACGGCGGGCGCGAGCACCGGCCGAGCGGCTCTCGGTACGTCCTCGCGGCGCGccgtgacggcgaggaggacgggCTGCGGCACCCGGTCCCGGCCGGCGCGCTCGTGCCCCGGGTGACGTACCGTGTCGCCGGGTGGGTCGCCGTgcagagcggtggcggcgaacacgccggcggggagagccacgtggtGCGTGTCAGCCTCCACGTGGACGATGGCGGCGAGTGCCGCGTTCTCGGCTGCGGCGCGGTGTGCGCCGGAGTGGCCGGCGGCTGGGTGGAGATCAACGGCGCGTTCCGCCTTAAGGCGACCccgcgcggcgcgacggcggtgcACGTCCACGGCGCGCCAGCCGGCGTCGACGTGAAGCTCATGGACCTCCGTGTGTTCGCCGCCGACCGCAAGGCGCGGTTCAGGCATCTCAAGGAGAAGACCGACAAG GTTCGCAAGCGTGACGTCGTCCTCAAGTTCAGCGGCGGAGCCGgagtggaggcgacggcgagcatcCCCGGCGCGGCCGTCCGCGTGGTGCAGATGGACAACGTCTTCCCGCTCGGCACCTGCATCAACGGCTCGGTGATCCAGGACCCCAACTTCGTGGACTTCTTCACCAACAACTTCGACTGGGCCGTCTTCGAGAACGAGCTCAAGTGGTACTGGACGGAGGCGCAGCGCGGCCTGCTCAACTaccgcgacgccgacgcgctGCTCGACTTCTGCGACCGCCACGGCAAGCCGGTGCGCGGCCACTGCATCTTCTGGGCGGTCGACGGCTCCGTGCAGCAGTGGATCAAGGACCTCGGCCGCGACGACCTCGCGTCGGCGGTGCGCGGCCGCCTTACCGGCCTCCTGTCCCGCTACGCCGGCCGCTTCCCGCACTACGACGTCAACAACGAGATGCTGCACGGCCGCTTCTACCGCGACCgcctcggcgacgacgccgccgcgctcatGTTCCGCGAGGCCGCGCGCCTGGACCCGGCCGCGCGGCTCTTCGTCAACGACTACAACGTCGAGTGCGCCAACGACCCCAACGCGACACCCGAGAAGTACATCGAGCTGATCGAcgcgctccgccgcggcggcgcggcggtgggcggcgtcgGCATCCAGGGCCACGTCTCCAACCCGTCCGGCGAGGTCATCTGCGGCGCGCTCGACAAGCTCGCCGCGTCGACGGGGCTCCCCATCTGGATCACCGAGCTGGACGTGAGCGAGCCCGACGTGCCCCTCCGCGCCGACGACCTGGAGGTGGTGCTCCGCGAGGCGTACGCGCacccggccgtcgccggcgtcgtgctCTGGGGTTTCATGCAGGGCCGCATGTGGCGCCAGGACGCGTccctcgtcgacgccgacggcaCCGTCAACGAGGCCGGCCAGAGGCTGGTCAATCTCCGGCGGGAGTGGACGTCCGACGCGCGCGGGAccatcgacggcgacggccattTCACGTTCAGGGGCTACCATGGCAGGTACGTCGTGcaggtgacgacggcgacggggaagaTACTCAAGACGTTCACCGTCGACAAAGGGGACACCTCGCTCGTGCTGGATATGGAAATTTAA